Part of the Candidatus Binataceae bacterium genome, ATAAGCGTGCGCACGTTCTCGGCCTTGGCAGCGCTCAGGACCTCAAGGCCGCCTGTGCCGGGCATAATGATGTCGAGCAATGCTACGTCGAAGCGATTTGATCTTAGTGCCTCTAGGGCTGACTGGCTGTCGGGCGCTTCCTCGACCCGATAACCGTCAGCTTCGAGGCGATGCCTAAGTACGAGGCGGATCGCCGGATCATCGTCGGCGATCAAAATCGCAGCAGCACCGCTCGGATCTTTCAGTCTTTCAGCAAAGGTAATGTCTCCAGCCGCCATCTATGTCGCTCCCGCGCAACCAATGTAGGAGATGTGCACAGTTGTCGCGAGCGGCTGAGCCTGAATGCCTGTTCATTAGGCGTTGCCCGCTTGCGGCATGACTGGGAGCGTGACGCGGAAGGTGATTCCCGGCCCGCCTCCGTCAGTCTTGATCCCCCCGGGCGTCGCCCACAGCCGGCCTCCATGAAGGGCGACGATACGCTGGCTGAGCACCAGGCCCAGCCCCGTGCCGGCCGGCTTGGTTGTAAAAAATGGCGTGAAAAGCTGCGCGATCGCCTCGGACTTCATTCCTGGCCCGCTGTCGGCGATATCGACGCGCAAGAACTGAAGACGCCGGCCTTCGGCCGTCATGCGGAAGCGCGTCTCCATCCTCGTGTGCAGCCGGATCCTGCCCACGCCGCCGATAGCCTCGGCTGCATTCTTCAGCAGATTCAGGAAGGCCCGCTCCAGTGCTGCCGTATCGCCCATCACCTCGGGCAAACTGGGATCGAAGTCCTGCGTAATCTTGATTCCCTCGCTGGCCGGAAGGAGCCCGGCCAATCTGAGCGCCTGATGCAGAACCTGGTGGATGTTGACCGGCTCCTGCGCCAGGCGTTGTGGCGAGCTGACCGTCAGCACCTGCTCGACCAGCGATGCGATCCGATTGACGCCGTCGAGAATCAACCCGCAGTACTGCTGAGCCCGCTCGTCAGCGGGGAACATCGAGGCGAGCAGCTCGCCAGCGCCCTTGATGCCCGTCAGCGGGTTCTTGACCTCGTGTGCGAGTCCGGCGGGAGAAAGGCGAAGATTGAGGTCGCCACGGCCCGCAGCCTCGGCAGCGCTTTTCTGATGAGACAGGTCGTGCAGCAGAATGACGACCCCGCGGGGCTTCTCGTCGGAGCTCATCAGCGGCGAAACGTCGGCGCGGACGGAGACTTCGCGCGGCCCGATGAAGAGGGCGGTATCGGGATCGCCGAGCTCCTGGCTCGTCTCGATACAGCTCGAGACCATCTTGGCGAGCCAGTCGTTCTGCTTGAGGATGTCCTGTAGGGTTGTGCGCGAAGGCTGGGATACGCCGAGCATCGTCTCGGCCGCAGTGTTGACGCCGAGAGTATCGAGATCGCTCGATACGACGATCACGGCGTCAGGCAAACTTTCTACAACATCGCGCCAATTCAAGGGGTTTTCGACTTTATCAGGGCCCACGCGGACGACGCCTGATATCGAAAAGCTAACATATCTGCAACGCTCAAATAAGGCGGACGCGGACGAAGATTCGTTGTGCAGCGTATCTGACGGCGACGGCAAGTTTCGCAGCGCAGAAGTTCCAATCAATCATACTAAAGTCACAAATTAGATTTTTTTATCCGATCGGGGTTGATCCTCCTCGTCTTGGCCGATAGCCTTCTCACCGGTCTGAGGGAGAATGGGTTTCAGCAAAGAACTCTTCGCCGGTATCTTCGTGTGCCTCGCGGCGTCGCCGCTCTGGCAGGTGAACCTGGCGAGCGCGGCGCAGGGAGACGGCTCCCAGGCGCAGCACGTCAGCATCGATTCGGCTCCCGATCCCCTTTCAGTTCAGGCAGATCGCGTAAACTTCGCCGGAGTGGACGGCGAGCATCGGCTGCTGCCGGCGGACGCCTTGGTCATTCCCCAATCCAATCCGTTCATTCTTTCTGCGCCGAAGGTTGTCCCTCCGTTCCCAATTGCACTCAACGATTATGTCCGCCGCTATCTCGCGGACTTCATGCACGCGCCCGACTCGCTCCAGGATTCGTTCGATCGCAGCCGCCCGTATCTGGTGCAGATGGTGAAGGTGCTGCGCAGCTATGGCGTTCCCGAGGACATGGTTTACCTGGCTTTCGCCGAGAGCGCTTTTTCGGGTGGGCAGGAGAGAGGCATCTGGCAACTCAACGCCGATACGGCCCGGCGCTTCGGACTTCATGTCGATTACTGGGTAGATGAGCGCCGCGACCCAGTGCTCGCGACTCAAGCGGCCGCCGAATACCTGGCTACCCTTCACGACGCGGCCGGATCCGATTGGCGAATCGCCGTCGTCGCGTGGAACAACGGTGACCATGCGATCGACCGCTACTGGTCTTACCGCGGCTCGAATTTCGATCGCCTGATGAAGCGGCTGCCGCGCCGCACTCGGGCCCTGTTCGGGCGTTTCATGGCAGTCGCTTATATCGCGCATCATGCCACCAGCTACGGACTGACATTCGTTAATTTCGACGCCGCACCTGCATTCCGCCAGATTCGCGTCAAAGGTGGCGTAGCGTTGCGAGTGCTGGCTGCCGAGTATGGGACGACGATCGAGCGTCTGCGCTCGATGAATCCAGCTCTCCTCGGCAATTTCGTTCCGCCCTGGGCGCCGGCCTACAACGTTAGAGTTCCCCTCGACAGCCAGGCGTCTAATCACGCCGCCTATTAGATTCCGAGAATCGCAAGAGCGTTACGCCGCCTGCACGGTGAAGCGGAAGCTCGAGCCTTTTCCGGGCTCCGACTCCACCCAGATTCGCCCGCCGTGCGCCTCGACTATACGCTTGCAGGTCGCCAGCCCGATTCCGTTGCCTTCGTAGCGGTCGCGGGCGTGCAGCCGTTC contains:
- a CDS encoding ATP-binding protein, yielding MGPDKVENPLNWRDVVESLPDAVIVVSSDLDTLGVNTAAETMLGVSQPSRTTLQDILKQNDWLAKMVSSCIETSQELGDPDTALFIGPREVSVRADVSPLMSSDEKPRGVVILLHDLSHQKSAAEAAGRGDLNLRLSPAGLAHEVKNPLTGIKGAGELLASMFPADERAQQYCGLILDGVNRIASLVEQVLTVSSPQRLAQEPVNIHQVLHQALRLAGLLPASEGIKITQDFDPSLPEVMGDTAALERAFLNLLKNAAEAIGGVGRIRLHTRMETRFRMTAEGRRLQFLRVDIADSGPGMKSEAIAQLFTPFFTTKPAGTGLGLVLSQRIVALHGGRLWATPGGIKTDGGGPGITFRVTLPVMPQAGNA
- a CDS encoding transglycosylase SLT domain-containing protein codes for the protein MGFSKELFAGIFVCLAASPLWQVNLASAAQGDGSQAQHVSIDSAPDPLSVQADRVNFAGVDGEHRLLPADALVIPQSNPFILSAPKVVPPFPIALNDYVRRYLADFMHAPDSLQDSFDRSRPYLVQMVKVLRSYGVPEDMVYLAFAESAFSGGQERGIWQLNADTARRFGLHVDYWVDERRDPVLATQAAAEYLATLHDAAGSDWRIAVVAWNNGDHAIDRYWSYRGSNFDRLMKRLPRRTRALFGRFMAVAYIAHHATSYGLTFVNFDAAPAFRQIRVKGGVALRVLAAEYGTTIERLRSMNPALLGNFVPPWAPAYNVRVPLDSQASNHAAY